A stretch of DNA from Glycine max cultivar Williams 82 chromosome 18, Glycine_max_v4.0, whole genome shotgun sequence:
ttataatttttcaataatttttaactaataatagaaataatagaAAGTGTATTTAAAAGAGTTTGTTAATTAGATAGTGTCTTACTAAcatttcttatttgattgtttgtgaattgtgatcAATGTAAATATAGAAAAGGtataataagataatatttttgtaatgatTTATAAACTTGAACAATTTCTCAAATAAAATAGATCGACTGCTTTTAAAAACACAGACACACAATCGTTATTGTCTTTGAACATGCTTTTCATCTTAATATTGTAAAAGAACAACAACATAAATTTACCTTGTATACAGCACCAAAACCTCCTTCTCCAAGTTTATTGTCAGcactgaaattttttgttgcaGCTTTCAAATCTTTATACTTGAAGTTAACTGGACCTTTCAACTCAGTTGCTCCCAATATGTCAGCTGCAAAGGAACACACgactttttattttgtattaaatcaAAAGTGAGAGATGACTTTTAGATTAgcttattttgtaattaaaataatttataataaaaaatattaagagagCTTtcgaaaaagaaataattattagcCACGAAATATTACTAAATAATCACGAAGGaaattaggaaataaaataaagaaattgcaTTGAACAGATTTTTTTCGTACTATCTatgaatatatttctttttgggTAAAATATGTATGAAGTcgcattaaaatttgaaaaaatattaatttgattcttataaaaattatcatattaatttgatctatgaaaaataaaacatattttttatggtcCTCATTAGTAACTTCGTTAGACTGTAATGTGAGGTAACTAacaaatttacatatataatattattacaaatgaattaaataatttgtggtGATTAAAACctcaaaatgaattaattttttttttggttaaaatcttttaaaattataattttttgtcactTGAATGATTTTCTCACATTTTCTGATGAGATTAAAAGGAAATATGGAAGATTAATGGGCTTTGATAACCTGCTTGGAAAGGCAGAGAGATAAGGTAATTAAGTCTCCTAAGCATGAAAAGAAACTATCTAAGAAAATTACCATTGATAATCAAAAATacgttttattatttttataggaaccaaattaatacaaattttttatgtggatcaaattaatattttttaaattttataggatcccaaacatatttttccttttttttttctctattagacAAGCATTAAAAATGCAAACCATGAACTAATAATCAATACCAAGCATTATACTGAAGACTTTCCACAATTACTTACCTTTGGGAACCCTCTTTGGTTTTGTAAACAATCTCCAAGCAAACAACAGAAGGAGGAGAACAACACCTCCTACGACACCACCTATAATAGCCCACTTCTTGCTTGAACCTCCTGCAATAGTGCAGtatctaattatttataaaaacagaaatgttttaagaaaattaaatatatgaccCTAACAgtttttatccaaatacaagTTTAACAAAAGAGATTTATTGTAATTCTACCTTCTTTTAAATAGGGTCTGATATCAATGGTCTGATTATCAGCAAAGAAAGGTGTGGTGGAGTATCTCATAAAACAGCCAGCATCATATGCTGTACCATCTGTGCTTGGAAGGCAACTTTGTAAGTTGTTGTATCCAACTTGCATGCAATCCAGACATTTCTGTGGGGAGGCAGTTTCAACACACTGTGCAATGGCATAAATTGCACTACCACCCTCCACCTGTGTCTTAGTAGCTGCATAGAAACCTTTAATTTTAGGTGTTGCTGTTTGAAGGTCCACTAGTGCTTGTTGTCCAACTGCTCTAAAACCTGTGGCATTTGAACTCTTGTTCCCACATGTTACCCCACCACCAATTTCATTCGTCTGTTGGTAGAACCTCTCACTCTCATACCTTGTCACACATTTTGAGAATATCcagcattaatataaaataaatgatcaaatacttaaaattaattgtctCACTATAATATTGcacataacattaattaatacaaaaattattgaaaaatatgagGACTGATTCATGGACAAAATATATAagtagtatttttatatttttcacaattaatcataattttaattttgattactaTGTGGTTTCATTGATaaccatattatatatatatatatatatatatatatatatatatatatatatattaataaattgataatGATTGTATAAAtagatttcatttaatttttttacataacaaagattaatttaacattaaagaattttcctttcattttttccactattttatatatgataatggCCACTTATATCTATATTCTAGTTGTAATAATTTTGggataattatgtttttgagttttatttgtgtttattttagttatgtatgttttgaataaaggtttattttatttagaatttcCTGTTTTTCTACTTTTTACACTTAATCTTCGGTTGTTTGCTCCTGTTTTGTAGAAAATTTAATGAAAGACTCGTTTGATGAAGAGTAGAAGAACACTATCACCaatgtagaaaaaaataagacatTTGAATTCACCTGGCTTAAACCAATCCCAAATGGAGACAACTTAAGCAGCACACCTAGGAGAAAACAAAGGAGGTTAGTGACTAAGCTTAAGTTGTCTGCATTTGGGGACCGCTAAAGCGAGatttaatgaaatataaaaggGGACCTTTGACATGTTAAGACTGTATttggatagaaaattttaacttagaaaaataatttatcagagaatttagaTTTCTGTAgtctaaaatttattgtttggatgtttttttaatgaaaaatttaaatttttggaattttaaaaaagaattttaaacaactataaatgtggaattttaatttccttctaaaatgtgagaaattgaaattcttttcttgATAGAAGAATCTTTTAAAACATTCGCgtattttctttataactttCATCCTCTTTTCCACATGAAAGTTTCTGAAATTCCGTTCTCGAATTCGCGACTCTTCCCTCACACCGATGATTCTCTTTTTCAAGAAACACCGTTTGAGCTCGTGGAATATCGATCGAGTGTGGGCGTAAGAAGACACGTAGAACTGCACCCGCCAGTCAAGGGGAGCAGTCGTCACTATCCATCAGGCGGCGAAGGTGCTCGTTGACGCGGGGAGCCTGAGTCATGTCTTGCGCCGTTGACTGAATGTTGTGGTCGGGTGTGGTGAAATATGCTATCATGTTTTGGTTTTCTACGACTTTCCATGTCGCATCAGTATTCTCTCTGAAAATACACCAaccatatattctttttttttttacattcattttctttcaccctcataattttaatttttttattaaaacataaaattttaaaaataaaaaaatttcaattgaagtatttaaaattcttagaatttaaaatttctcagaattttaaattccctCGTTTAaacacattattttaatttttgtgtttttgaggCTTAGAGTTCAGAGGTTGCATTTGGACGGCTTCCATGCTCAAGGCTTTGTCCCGGATCAATTCTTCATCAATTCCCGTTTCCCCCACAGCTATGACTAgctaatttcaataaataattattattgtttcttttctatGCCTAATGCTTGTTCGTAGCTTGATCATCTCAACATATgattcattttatttgattataatgGAAAAGTTTAATTGAATTGTGAATGGGAGAGATCATCCAACAATTTTATGCCTATGGATAAGGTAAAAATGATTGAGTATCATTAGAACCCTCTTaatttcttaatgcaaattaaacaacttaattatattaattcaagAAATTGATAGTAGAATTAAAAAACTAACTAGGTTATTTCTCTtaagaaattatatatgaattgaAAATATTCGTGGGTTGATGATAATAATGTGAATAAGAAAAATAGTGATTATATGTTTACATGATTTGACGAAGTTAAACCCCTACAAAAATCCAAAATTCTCTTTCTTTATTGGAGGAGGGGAAAGATAAGGATAGAACAAAAAAAAGCTATAAGCAATAttgatgtaaattttttatattgccaatcaattaaaaatttcttataaaaattattttaaaagtgattgttataaaataaaataattttaccataagcaataatttatatttggatAATATTGTAAAACTTTTATCCACTATCAATATATAAACAatagtttatatttaaatgaacttctactatttatatatattaaacaatgTATTTCTATTGCATTTTTCacaatactatttttttcttcatcaaatcatTATCTTGTTTCACattctctatcttttttttttaaattttagtttatgtagaaattcatttaattttttttcttctaaaaatactttcgaagaagtttatccaaataaaCAGGCCTTAGTTAAAATTGAATGACAAACACATTTAGGGATCAAATCATacgaaaaaatgtaatttatataaattattatgccATTCAGTAATTTcaaattagataattttatttcaaaatccaCACTATTAGGCTTAAGTATAATACTTTTCACAGTTTATATTTGATTGTATACCTGAGGAAGCAGTCATTGTAGATGACTCTGGCGCCGTTGGCTTTGGAGCAGTTGCGAATTTGGGTGGAGGCCGTGTTGAAGCAAGCAAGACAGTCATTTTTGGAGACATAGTTTCTGCATTGAAACATAGCATATGTTAGCACCTCTCCCCTGGCTTTATATGCTGTGCCAAAGTGCTTGTTATCATTGCTAATTTCTTCTCTCATCTCTAAGATCGAATCATTGACATTTGCAAAGAAGCTACCCGGGTTGGAAGCGTTAACTTGGCTACACCCAGTGTTTATTAGACGTGGGTTACGTGTGGCTGCAACTGCATATTCAACATTAATACTGCTCCACCATATCAAACTTAAGGCCAAAAGTTTAAGTTGAAGAATCATCCTTATAGCTTTGTGGTCGGTTTGAGATACTAGTGTTTTGGTATTCTTTGATTACCAAGTGCATGTActgctattatatatatatatatatatatatcaggaaCTCTTGGACTTAATTGGCTTATTGACTTACCATAATCTCGGTTTCTTTTAAGGTACGTGAAGCCGAGGGACggaataagaaaaaattgttgagggacaaaaatttaatatatgataaataacAAAGTAAATTACAAGGACCTCTTTAGCTTTGtccttattatacataatatttcTTCGTTTTTGAATCCTAAAGAAAATCTCTTAATTTTTGGACTTTGGTTATAATGATTCGCCCTCTTAAGCATAAAAAGTTGTTAACACAACCTTACGGGCTCAAAGTAATgtataaaaatgaagaaatatcgtatgtaataaaagcaaatctCGACGAGATCATATAATTTACtctaaacaaaatcaaccatgatctataactaaaattattttttctcatataaattaattcgccaaccaaattaaaatcaatttaaaccgTAACATATAACAAAGTAAACATATTTGAAATCAataacttaattaaaactgtaataaaaaataaagttaattaagtttttattctTTCAGTCTTTTCTTATTccaattttctgttttttttttataaatttttttataatttttagtcatCCATCGTTAGTAGTTTTAGTTCTTCTAAACATTTTTGctcatttttactttttcagcccctgttttaattttattgtttaaaattaatttctattttgtccatttttaagtctctcatttattttacattagggACTAATTTTGAGTAATAACAATAAATGAATGActaaaattgtgcaaatttttttgaaagactaaaaatgaatacataaaattaatcaaTGACTAATAGTTGtcaaacaaaatttgaaagacgaaaaattgaaatttaaaagttgaggactaaaaacttaaattaacctaaaaatagttaaaaaaattaacatataatttataaaattatataacaaatgGAATAATTAGtgctattataattaatataagaaaataaaagaatctaTATAGAAATTaacgtaaaataaaataattctagctaaaattaatataaaattaacttatatttactctttttttttctttttttatcggtaagtattaattattaatttattaatttttgttaatgagATATTTTGAACccacaacttatttttcttcttctttcatcattaaatcaacCTTATAATCTCTTGCTCTTTCCTCTTTTGACTTAGTGGGTTGCTAATATCTTCTTACATTATAAGAGTGCAGGTTTGAAAATGCCAACAAATCAAAGCACAtaactcatattttatttacctaatGTATAAATTAGCGTcgttataaataaaatcaataaaatgaaaataagcacAATTGAATAATGAAGTAAAGGAAGAAAATGATACTTTTGATCGAGTATACTAGTGTGAGAGATGGCTTGTTTCTTATACAAGACTTATATACTTTTAATTAGTTGACAAAATCTatacacaaataaaatatatattgggAGGGGACCAAATATTTAATCTTATAATAAATGTTAAGCAATTTTTTCCATTTAGGGGGCTATTGCCTTTGTGACGTTCAACGCAGTTCCGTCCCTAAGTGAAGGACatctcttttaatattttttttttgtatatacatATTTGGAGATCAAATTCTTGACTACGTACTTGAAACACAACCATCTGCTAACCATATTAACAACTTGTAGCTAGCTTTCATGTGTATATTAGTcacaaagaagaaagagaactGAAGAGTTGTACGTACGTCCAACAGATTGAGGAGGatgatgtttttgttatttaatatttttatgatatatatatatatatatatatatatatatatatatatatatatatatatatatatatatatatatatatatatatattctcaaaTTATAAGAGTGTGTGGGTTGAACATGCTAACAAATCAAAGCActtaacttaaattttatttaccaaatgtaaaaattagttataaataaaatctataaaatgaaataaaagaacaattaaataatgaagtaaaggaagaaaatgatgcttttatttaagaatattagtgtgactaaacaacataaaatatatatttatagaaaaccagtgttctgaaaataattttctgtAAAGGTCATAAGAGGAAGGGGTTTGGAGCAAGATGAGAATTGGGGAAGCAGACTGAGGAGGGATTAtagtaaattttaagaaatcttTTTGCATTTAAGGGGGCTATTGCCCTGTGACGTTGAACGCAGTTCCGTCCCTAAGTGAAGGGtatctttttaataatttgttttgcaCATATAAATTGGAGATGAAATTCTTGaccacataattaaaaaaaacaattatatgcTGACCATATTAATAACTTGTAGCCTGTGTGTGTATTAGTCACAGAGAAGAAAGAGAACCGAAGAGTCATATACATCCCAGAGATTTAGGAgaagtatgtttttatttacCTAATGTAAAAATTgttgttataaataaaatctataaaatgaaataatagaataatgaagtaaagaaagaaaacgaTGCTTTTCAGAACACTGGTGTGAGAGATGACTTGTTTCTTATAGAagacttatatatttttaattagttgataagATTTATTGTGTTATGCATGTGTATTTTGacgttgaaaataattttatgtaaagGTGAGAAATGTAAAGGAAGGAGGATGGAGCAAGATTTGAAGGGGAAGGAAACTAGGGCAGGAAAGCAAATGTTTAATCTTATAATAAATGTTAAGcaactttttttcatttagggGGGCTATCATCCTGTTGAACACAGTTCCATTCCCAAGTGAAGTGTATCTTTTATAATAGTCATGTTTTTGTACATAAAAAGTTGGAAACTAAATTCTTGACTACATACTTAACAATTATCTGCTAATCATATTAATAACTTGTAGCCATCGTGTGTGTCTTAGCTAGTCATAGAGAAGAAAGAGAATCGaagatatatatacacacacttaATTATAAGAGTGTGTGGGTTTGAACATGCCAACAAATCAAAGCtattaacttatattttatttacctaatgtaaaaattgttataaataaaaactataaaatgaaataaaagcaCGTACAACTGAATAATGGAGTAAAGGATGAAAATGATGCTTTTGAGAATAATGGTGTGAGAGATGACTTCAATACTAGAAAAATGCAATATATATAGAGACTGAAAAGTTTCCATCTCTGACTGAGACGGAAGTAGAGACGAACACTAGAAATTTATTTCAGTAACAGTTATAGAGACGGAAATCGTCCATGACCATATACCCATATGTGAATTCGTCTCTGTATATTCATCTTgagttttctaaattttaataacCGACAGACGGAATTGTTTCCGTCTCTaagatgatatattttttttattatatcataatttttgtttcttatagaagacttatatatttttagttgataaatttattcttttacatatattttgatcagacataattaaatatataattaaaggaAATCAATGCGATGACAATAATTTTCTGTAAAggtgaaaaacataaaagagtGATGGATCAAGAACAGAACGGAAAGGAGGAACGAGAGAAGGGACAGAGATTTaatcttataataaattttagtcatttttttccatttagGGAGGCTATCACCCTAGCTTGTGACGTAGAGCGTAGTTCCGCCCCTAAGTGAAGGGCAACTTTTTAATTTCCatgttataataattaaatcctTAGAGCGTAGTTTCAAACCAGACATTTTTCTGGTAGTTAGTAAATTTCGAATTAATGGTATTTTTGGTCTTCCAATATAGTCAACTCaccattatttattttggtttcacatttttaatttcacaataatttagttttatacttttaaaattgaGGAACTTTAGTCAGTTTGTTAACTTATCCACTATCATCTATTACcttcttctatatatttttagattctGATCAAGATTAATATTCACATAGGTTAAGAattatttaatagaaaaaatatattattatatttgaatttaaattttttaatttaatacatgGATCCTTGATACTTGTACTGCTAGtggtaaaatattaataaaataaggatatattttaaaaaaattaattaaattttaaaattttaaaacatcaattattttgaaataaaaagaagagtAAAACATCTAAACATATGaaaggaaataataataatactttaGAGAGATATTGATATGACGATGAAGTATCCGATGCGGGTGATACACAGTTTCATATATGTATTACTCTGTGTCAATACTTCCAATAAATATTGAACAATTAAtaagttaatataaatttaaattgattaatttttataaatttatggaAATTggaacaatttaaaaataaagaaactaaaattatatattgttatataaagagaacaaaatttcaattaattctaaattaataaaatctttttttatattttatatagtcTAAAATATAGCTTTTACGTACTCTTGTCTACTTTTAATAACAATACATAGGTATTCTGCGGCAGATCGCATGGTTATTTTTCATGGTGCCATGATGGGAGATATCACGAAGCTTGCGCATATCTagcttctattaaaaaaaaacaaacacaaacaaacaatATATCCTCCTCCATCTCTCAGACTTTAGACTTGGATATTATCTTAGTCCACCCATGCATTGACATAATCAACAActaggttttcttttctttgaggcCTATATCAAACCCATCTTTTGAAACCTTAGAAATATTCCGATCACAAACAAGAACATGGTACAACTCAAGCTGGTAGCCCTAACCCTGTCGATACTGTGGCCATGGTGGAGCTTTGATGGTGCAGTAGGAGACCCTCAACTCTTTTTACTCAAATGGGATTGCAGCGGATTCAAGGTACCCAACTTGTCCAACTTCTACCAAAACCTAAACGCAAGTTTGGCAGACCTGAGAACACAGGTCAGCAACCAAAGCAAGATCTTTGCCACGGCTCAATCAACCATTGGATCGGATCCTGTCTATGCTATGTTTCAATGCAGGAACTACCTCAACAACACTGACTGCACCACCTGCCTCGCCACGGCTACCGCCAAAGTCCGCAACTGCTCCACCGGAGCCAACGGTGTCCGTGTCATTTATGACGGCTGCTTCCTTAGGTACACTTCCATCTATTATTTCTTCAGCCATCCATTCCCATAGTCATGGCCAATAATTCAAAAATGATATTTCTGACACTCTTGGTGTGTACACTTTGATGAGAGGAAAGACTAGAGAGAGATTGAGAGTGACAAGTGAAACAATACAAATAGACACGAGACAAAGACATATAAAGTACGTGTGTAAAATGTTTACTTTATATTGATAAAAcatgaataaatttattagttgttttaataattatttaaaagtcaCACTCCTATTAAAGAtatgatttctaataattttttcttttttaatttataaatcaaaGTGTATGCATATGGAGTCAAGGGCTACTCCTCCCCAATACATCAAAGACAATCCTTCTACTTGCAACCGAAAAGAGAAACATCTTGTATAATCATCCTAAACCTATAGTCATATACAGTCACCCCAAACAAACACCATGTATCTATACATTCAATTGCTTCTgataagtttaaaaactttaatattCATTACACTTGATTATTGAAgtcttaatattattattcagtCGTTGAATCTAGCataactttttcttctttgaatttAATGAAATGGGTGACCTGCTTCTTAAAATTAAACCTTGTAcataaaacattatatatatatatatatatatatatatatttaagactGTGGATTAGTTCTTTTAATGTGTTTACGTACATCGCAAGAACATGTAGGTTGGCAGTTCATGAAACTAAGTCATGATTAGCTTCAATATTTGATATATACTTTCTTATGTGTTGAATGTTGAGGTACGAGAGCAATGACTTCTTTGCCCAGATCATGCCTCGCAGCAGCATACTTTGTGGAAATCATACAGCAGATGAAAGCACAACTTTCAGTGAAGCTGGACAGCAAGTGTTGATGGATCTACAGATAGCAACACCAAAAATTACTGGCTTCTATGCAGCTACCAAGACACAAGTGGCTGGTGGTGCAATCTATGCCATTGCACAATGTGCTGAAACTCTCACACAAGATAGTTGTTTGGATTGCTTGTCAGTTGAACATAGCAGCATACAAGGTTGTCTTCCCAAAACAAATGGTAGGGCATTCGATGCTGGGTGCTTTATGAGATACTCGGAGACACCCTTCTTTGCTGATAACCAAACCATTGATATCAACCCCTTCTTAAAACAAGGTACAAATGCCATAGCTTAATTTAATAGATGTTGACTTGAATGAAAAAATTGGCCTAGTGGTGTGCCATCATCTCTTTGTATAAGGAGAAAGGCTAATAACAAATTATCTAACACATTCTTTATTTTGAGACAAAGTTATTTAATAAATCACACAcatgtttttataatttctaataaattttaatcaatagtaAAAAATGTATCAAGAAGAGTATGACAGAAAACATGCTATTAGTGCTTCTCATACTATAATATTGTTGGAGTATAGGCGTAAAGTGAAATCTTATATTAGGTATGAATGAGAAGATTAAATGTCATAAGTGatggaaaaatttataaatctaaGCTTTTAAGGTTTTGGATCAAAATATGATATTAGTTCATTTATGTGATTCCTCATATCCTATTGGTGAAAATCTCTCCAGCTCGGTTTCCTCAATAAATATCAATATCTTGAACGGATGCATCATTTAGAATTGATGTCAACTTCTTTACTGTCTTGAAGGAGGAAGTTCAAGCAAGAAGTGGGCAATTTTTGGTGGTGGTGTTGGAGGTGCAGTCCTTGTTGTGATCCTTCTTTCATTATTTCTCCGGTGGCGTAGAAGATCCCAAAGTCCCAAGAGAGCTCCTAGAGGTAATATGACTAATTGGATT
This window harbors:
- the CRK50 gene encoding cold-responsive protein kinase 1: MILQLKLLALSLIWWSSINVEYAVAATRNPRLINTGCSQVNASNPGSFFANVNDSILEMREEISNDNKHFGTAYKARGEVLTYAMFQCRNYVSKNDCLACFNTASTQIRNCSKANGARVIYNDCFLRYESERFYQQTNEIGGGVTCGNKSSNATGFRAVGQQALVDLQTATPKIKGFYAATKTQVEGGSAIYAIAQCVETASPQKCLDCMQVGYNNLQSCLPSTDGTAYDAGCFMRYSTTPFFADNQTIDIRPYLKEGGSSKKWAIIGGVVGGVVLLLLLFAWRLFTKPKRVPKADILGATELKGPVNFKYKDLKAATKNFSADNKLGEGGFGAVYKGTLKNGKVVAVKKLVLGKSNKMKDDFESEVKLISNVHHRNLVRLLGCCSIDQERILVYEYMANSSLDKFLFGDKKGSLNWKQRYDIILGTARGLAYLHEEFHVSIIHRDIKTGNILLDDDLQPKIADFGLARLLPKDRSHLSTKFAGTLGYTAPEYAMQGQLSEKADTYSYGIVVLEIISGQKSTDVKISDEGREYLLQRAWKLYERGMQLDLVDKRIELNEYDAEEVKKIIEIALLCTQASAATRPTMSELVVLLKSKGLVEDLRPTTPVYVETNMMNRESISTGSPSNATISISVLSAR